The Arthrobacter russicus genome has a segment encoding these proteins:
- a CDS encoding Fur family transcriptional regulator yields MTETSTPVKEQRVTKQRLAVSAALDELDDFVSTQELHRILQDRGISVSLATSYRILQSMAEDGAVDVLRNPEGEAVYRRCAVAEHHHHLLCRNCGKAVEIEAPVVEKWAVKMAQENGYTEINHTVEIIGLCPECTLLRQAGQL; encoded by the coding sequence GTGACCGAAACAAGCACACCGGTGAAAGAGCAACGGGTCACCAAACAACGGCTGGCGGTCAGCGCGGCTTTGGACGAACTGGATGATTTCGTCAGCACCCAGGAGCTGCACCGGATCCTGCAGGACCGCGGCATTTCGGTCTCCCTCGCCACCTCTTACCGGATTTTGCAATCCATGGCCGAAGACGGCGCCGTGGATGTGCTCCGCAACCCTGAAGGCGAAGCGGTCTACCGGCGCTGTGCGGTCGCCGAACACCACCACCACCTGTTGTGCCGCAATTGCGGCAAAGCCGTGGAGATCGAGGCGCCGGTGGTGGAAAAATGGGCGGTCAAAATGGCCCAGGAAAACGGCTACACCGAGATCAACCACACCGTGGAGATCATTGGACTGTGCCCCGAATGCACGCTGCTGCGGCAGGCCGGACAACTCTGA
- a CDS encoding metal ABC transporter permease, which produces MNWQDVLAVFGEIFNFSNYGELLPLFRDSLLAGAVLGVVGGLIGTFVMMRDLAFAVHGIAELSFAGAALALLIGVDVIGGSLVGSVAAALILGLMGVRARDRNSIIGVLMPFGLGLGILFLSLYQGRAANKFGLLTGQIVSVDATQLNALLGAAVLVILALLVIWRPLTFASVDPDIAQARGVPVRALSIGFMVLLGISVALSIQIVGALLVLALLITPAAAAMQVATSPRIVVLLSVLFAVGATVGGIMLALGGRIPISPYVTTLSFAIYLVCRLIARRRRNRGITRRRMV; this is translated from the coding sequence ATGAACTGGCAGGACGTGCTCGCGGTCTTCGGCGAGATTTTCAATTTCAGCAACTACGGCGAGCTCTTGCCGTTGTTCCGGGATTCCCTGTTGGCCGGCGCGGTGCTCGGTGTGGTCGGCGGCTTGATCGGCACTTTCGTGATGATGCGGGACCTGGCTTTCGCGGTGCACGGGATCGCGGAATTGTCCTTCGCCGGCGCGGCCCTCGCCTTGCTGATCGGAGTGGACGTGATCGGCGGTTCGCTCGTCGGTTCGGTGGCTGCGGCTTTGATCCTCGGCTTGATGGGGGTGCGGGCGCGCGATCGCAACTCGATCATCGGGGTGCTGATGCCGTTCGGCCTGGGCCTGGGCATCTTGTTCCTCTCGCTCTACCAAGGCCGCGCCGCGAACAAGTTCGGGCTGCTCACCGGCCAGATCGTTTCGGTCGATGCGACCCAGCTGAATGCGCTGCTCGGAGCAGCAGTCCTGGTGATCCTGGCCTTGCTGGTGATCTGGCGTCCACTGACTTTCGCCAGTGTGGATCCGGACATCGCCCAGGCCCGGGGTGTGCCGGTGCGGGCGCTGTCGATCGGTTTCATGGTGCTGTTGGGCATCTCGGTCGCCTTGTCGATCCAAATCGTGGGCGCGCTCCTGGTGCTCGCCTTGCTGATCACGCCGGCGGCGGCGGCGATGCAGGTGGCGACATCGCCGCGCATCGTGGTTTTGCTCAGCGTGCTCTTCGCCGTGGGGGCGACGGTCGGCGGGATCATGCTCGCCCTGGGCGGCAGGATCCCGATCAGCCCTTACGTCACGACGCTTTCCTTCGCGATTTATCTGGTCTGCCGTTTGATCGCGCGGCGCCGGCGAAACCGGGGGATTACCCGCAGGCGCATGGTCTGA
- a CDS encoding metal ABC transporter ATP-binding protein: MNPVPSSVLNLRGATLSFGARTLWRDLDLTIEPGEFFAVLGPNGSGKTSFLKVLLGLQKLSSGSLEVAGKAVGGKTVGNRTIGYVPQQKGFAAQTPLRARDLVGLGIDGDHWGVRLGAKAYRRRVDDLLRKVGATEYADVPVGLLSGGEQQRLRVAQALATEPALLLCDEPLLSLDLRHQRAVSSLVAEQAHRAGTAVVFVTHEINPIIEHVDRVLYLAGGRFRVGTPDEVMTSEVLSDLYGTPVDVFRSNGRIVVVGQPDATTHDHAHDAEEPV, translated from the coding sequence GTGAACCCAGTGCCGTCGAGTGTCCTCAACCTGCGCGGAGCCACCTTGAGCTTCGGCGCGCGCACCTTGTGGCGGGATTTGGATTTGACCATCGAGCCCGGGGAATTCTTCGCCGTGCTCGGCCCCAATGGCAGCGGCAAGACGAGCTTCCTCAAGGTGCTCCTCGGCCTGCAGAAACTGAGTTCCGGGAGCTTGGAAGTGGCGGGCAAAGCCGTCGGCGGCAAGACCGTCGGGAATCGAACCATCGGCTACGTGCCGCAGCAGAAGGGGTTTGCCGCGCAAACCCCGTTGCGGGCCCGGGACCTGGTCGGCTTGGGCATCGACGGCGACCACTGGGGCGTGCGGTTGGGCGCGAAGGCGTACCGCCGCCGGGTCGACGATCTACTGCGCAAAGTCGGCGCGACCGAATATGCCGATGTTCCGGTAGGCCTGCTTTCCGGTGGCGAACAACAGCGGCTCCGGGTGGCCCAGGCACTGGCCACCGAGCCGGCGTTGCTGCTGTGCGACGAGCCGCTGCTTTCCCTCGATTTGCGGCACCAACGGGCGGTGAGTTCGTTGGTCGCCGAACAAGCGCATCGGGCCGGAACCGCGGTCGTCTTCGTCACCCATGAGATCAACCCGATCATCGAACACGTGGACCGGGTGCTCTACCTGGCCGGTGGCCGGTTCCGGGTCGGCACTCCGGACGAGGTGATGACCTCGGAAGTCCTCAGCGACCTCTACGGCACGCCGGTGGATGTTTTCCGGAGCAACGGCCGGATCGTCGTGGTCGGTCAACCCGATGCCACCACGCACGATCATGCGCACGACGCGGAGGAGCCGGTATGA
- a CDS encoding metal ABC transporter solute-binding protein, Zn/Mn family, whose amino-acid sequence MRRLPSPSSVRPARAALTALAAAGLALGLAACGGSSGSPQASGGSSGTQRIEVVAVTNVYGDIVSKIGGDRVKVTSIIANASQDPHSYETTAQDKLAVSKAALLIENGGGYDDFFSKLAEGADPGKLIDVVELSGLKTAANSEDFNEHVWYSLPSVSKLADRIAQKLGGIDTANAAEFTANAEKFKASVAQIETVLAGVKSGSEGQPVAITEPVPLWMLQSAGLVNKTPEEYSHAIEEGSDVPPAVLKAASDLLSSKSVRFLAYNDQTEGPQTESLKKAAEAAGVPVVNFSETLPEGQDYLGWMTQNANHIADALK is encoded by the coding sequence ATGCGGCGTTTGCCAAGCCCCTCGTCCGTCCGTCCGGCGCGGGCCGCGCTCACTGCGCTCGCCGCCGCTGGCTTGGCCCTCGGCTTGGCCGCCTGCGGCGGTTCGAGCGGATCCCCGCAGGCCTCCGGAGGCAGCTCCGGGACACAGCGCATCGAGGTGGTCGCGGTGACCAACGTCTACGGCGACATCGTGTCGAAGATCGGTGGGGACCGGGTCAAGGTCACCTCGATCATCGCCAATGCCAGCCAGGATCCGCACTCCTATGAGACCACTGCGCAGGACAAGCTGGCGGTGAGCAAAGCCGCCCTGCTGATCGAAAACGGCGGCGGCTACGACGACTTCTTCAGCAAGTTGGCCGAGGGCGCCGACCCGGGCAAACTCATCGACGTCGTGGAACTTTCCGGGTTGAAGACCGCTGCGAATTCCGAGGATTTCAACGAGCACGTCTGGTACTCCTTGCCGTCGGTGAGCAAACTCGCCGACCGGATCGCCCAGAAACTCGGTGGGATCGATACCGCTAACGCGGCCGAATTCACCGCGAATGCGGAAAAGTTCAAAGCCTCGGTGGCGCAGATCGAAACCGTCTTGGCCGGGGTGAAGTCCGGCTCCGAGGGGCAGCCGGTGGCGATCACCGAGCCGGTTCCGCTGTGGATGCTGCAGAGCGCCGGACTGGTGAACAAAACCCCGGAGGAGTACAGCCATGCCATCGAAGAAGGTTCCGATGTGCCGCCTGCGGTGCTCAAGGCGGCGAGCGACCTGCTCAGTTCCAAGAGCGTGAGATTCCTGGCCTACAACGATCAGACCGAGGGGCCGCAGACCGAGTCGCTGAAAAAGGCCGCGGAGGCGGCGGGAGTGCCAGTGGTCAATTTCTCGGAAACGCTGCCGGAGGGCCAAGATTACCTGGGATGGATGACGCAGAATGCGAACCACATCGCCGATGCCTTGAAGTAA
- a CDS encoding hemolysin family protein, which produces MSDWGGIVWLVVLLLANAFFVGAEFAIMSARRSQIEPLAEAGSKRARTTLYAMEHVSLMLACAQLGITVASLLILQVAEPAIKYLILGPVVDLGVPESIASPAVFILVLLLVTFLHVTFGEMVPKNISVSVADKAALVLAPPLVWVSKVVRPLIFSLNWVANHIIRWFKVEPKDEVTSSFTLEEVQSIVAESTKHGLVDDQTGLLSGALEFSERTAGQVMVPLESLHTLFASATPLDVEAAVRHTGFSRFVLSDDAGNLTGYVHIKDVLNVPEDEYEMPLAESRVRTLVNLDQAEEIEDALRIMQRTGSHLARVIAADGSTSGVLFLEDVIEELVGEIRERELR; this is translated from the coding sequence ATGAGCGACTGGGGCGGAATCGTCTGGCTGGTGGTGTTGCTGCTGGCGAACGCATTCTTCGTAGGCGCCGAGTTCGCGATCATGAGCGCGCGTCGAAGCCAGATCGAGCCGCTTGCTGAGGCGGGTTCAAAGCGGGCCCGGACCACGCTTTACGCGATGGAACACGTCTCGCTCATGCTCGCCTGCGCGCAGCTGGGCATCACCGTGGCCTCGTTGTTGATCCTGCAGGTCGCGGAGCCGGCGATCAAGTACTTGATCCTCGGTCCGGTCGTGGACCTGGGCGTCCCGGAGAGCATCGCCTCGCCGGCGGTCTTCATCCTGGTGTTGTTATTGGTGACCTTCTTGCACGTGACCTTCGGCGAAATGGTGCCGAAGAACATCTCGGTCTCGGTGGCGGACAAGGCCGCATTGGTCTTGGCTCCGCCGCTGGTCTGGGTTTCCAAGGTGGTCCGGCCGCTGATTTTCAGCTTGAACTGGGTGGCGAACCACATCATCCGCTGGTTCAAGGTGGAGCCCAAGGACGAAGTAACCTCCAGCTTCACGCTCGAAGAGGTGCAGTCGATCGTTGCGGAGTCGACCAAGCACGGTCTGGTCGATGACCAGACCGGGCTGCTCAGCGGTGCCTTGGAGTTCTCCGAGCGCACCGCGGGCCAGGTCATGGTGCCCTTGGAATCCCTGCATACGCTGTTCGCCTCGGCCACGCCCTTGGATGTCGAAGCAGCGGTGCGGCACACCGGATTCTCGCGGTTCGTGCTTTCCGACGATGCGGGCAACCTGACCGGCTATGTGCACATCAAGGACGTCCTGAATGTCCCCGAAGACGAATACGAGATGCCATTGGCCGAATCCCGGGTCCGGACCCTGGTAAACCTGGATCAGGCCGAAGAAATCGAAGACGCCTTGCGCATCATGCAGCGTACCGGATCGCACCTGGCCCGGGTGATCGCTGCGGACGGGAGCACCAGCGGAGTGCTCTTCCTGGAAGACGTGATCGAAGAACTCGTGGGCGAGATCAGGGAGCGGGAACTGCGCTGA